The following proteins are co-located in the Tachysurus vachellii isolate PV-2020 chromosome 17, HZAU_Pvac_v1, whole genome shotgun sequence genome:
- the eif4ebp3 gene encoding eukaryotic translation initiation factor 4E-binding protein 3, whose amino-acid sequence MSTSCDASSSCPIPRRASLPQSFASLPGSYSQTPGGTVFSTTPGGTRIIYDRNFLLECRNSPIARTPPCCLPHIPGVTMLSAHPLDKLLEQDEVRKSIHTDDNQFVLDI is encoded by the exons ATGTCGACCAGCTGTGACGCGTCGTCGAGCTGCCCGATTCCCAGGCGCGCGTCTCTCCCGCAGTCCTTTGCTTCTCTGCCCGGGTCCTACAGCCAGACCCCAGGCGGCACAGTCTTCTCCACCACCCCTGGAG ggacCAGAATCATCTACGATAGGAATTTTCTCTTGGAATGCCGCAACTCACCGATCGCACGGACTCCTCCGTGCTGTCTGCCTCACATTCCCGGCGTCACCATGCTGTCCGCACACCCACTGGACAAGCTGTTGGAGCAGGACGAGGTCCGTAAAAGCATCCaca CTGATGACAATCAGTTTGTCCTGGACATCTGA
- the tmsb gene encoding thymosin beta has product MADKPNMMEITSFDKTKLKKTQTQEKNPLPTKEAIEQERRESSS; this is encoded by the exons ATGGCCGACAAACCCAACATGATGGAAATCACAAGCTTcgacaaaacaaaactgaagaAGACGCAAACCCAAGAAAAGAATCCTTTACCAACAAAGGAAG ctatcgaacaggagaggagagaatCATCATCCTGA